A segment of the Candidatus Dormiibacterota bacterium genome:
AACGACCGCACCTTCGCCCAGGTGCCGGCCCTACGCATCGAAGACTGGACGGCCGCCTAGCCTTAAGCGCTAGTGAACCGCCGTCTCGCGCGGACGTACGTCTTGGGCGATCTCCTGCGCCTTCGCACCTGCGGTGGTACGTAAATCATAGAGGGTCTGGAGATTCATCCAGAATTCGGGCGACGTTCCGAAATAGCGTGCAAGGCGTAGTGCGGTGTCGGCGGTGATTCCGCGACGGCCATGAACAATGTCCCCGATGCGCGTGGACGGGATGCGAAGATCGTGTGCGAGCCGATTCGCTGACAGGTCGAGTGGAAGCATGAAGTCTTCCAGAAGCGTTTCGCCGGGATGCGGCGGCGCAATATGAGTCGTCATAAGAATCGGGCCTCCCGTTGGACATTAAGAATCCGAAGCGTGAATTTGTGCATTAGTGGTAGTCGGTGATCTCGACGTTGTTGGCATGCCCGTCTTCCCAGACAAAGCACACGCGCCATTTTTGATTGATGCGGATGCTGCGCTGCCCTTCGCGGTCACCCTTCAACTTTTCGAGTTGAAGGCCGGGGCCTTTCAGGTCCGCGAGTGAGGTGGCGGAGGCGAGTTGAAAGAGCCTACGGATCGCGACCTTTTCAAACGCAGCGAAGCGAGGGACCCGGATTTGATTGAAGATCGCCTCGGTGTCGCTATCATGAAAATTGTCGATCACACGTCAAGCATATAACGAAAGCGGTATAACGTCAAGCGTTGTATGCCGTTCCTGGGGCGATTCTCGCCGAAGACGTATCGGCAATCCTAGGCTGGCAACGTTATGCCATTGTGCTTGAACCCGAGCCGGGCGCGGGGGGCTTTAGCGTCCACATTCCAGCCTTCCCTGAAGCGCACACACAGGGA
Coding sequences within it:
- a CDS encoding HigA family addiction module antitoxin, which codes for MTTHIAPPHPGETLLEDFMLPLDLSANRLAHDLRIPSTRIGDIVHGRRGITADTALRLARYFGTSPEFWMNLQTLYDLRTTAGAKAQEIAQDVRPRETAVH
- a CDS encoding type II toxin-antitoxin system RelE/ParE family toxin, which translates into the protein MIDNFHDSDTEAIFNQIRVPRFAAFEKVAIRRLFQLASATSLADLKGPGLQLEKLKGDREGQRSIRINQKWRVCFVWEDGHANNVEITDYH